One segment of Triticum aestivum cultivar Chinese Spring chromosome 2A, IWGSC CS RefSeq v2.1, whole genome shotgun sequence DNA contains the following:
- the LOC123187163 gene encoding NAC domain-containing protein 35: MCPPLGTPTEMDYSISDSWSDEELVRFLAERKADDSLPENVLVGMDLSLIHPQDSSPGNIWYLNQSDDQQPYGNGESDIRKAKGGYWKCIDVLRIPTSKSTAGVKFSLEFYEGEAPSGKRTQWLMHEYQVEQNDEANVPQEYKSLCTILMQGSKKLDTEDELLSLSTNAPNDHLESYLQYLADMEEQNVAVNSKIVSSSQQNSSSREGKDIYEDYNAADGVDFVNALANEDYIEMKDLLSSDGSASTSEFSSRRSEEYFDSDALLRELLNDQNTTREIHQDCNHNIAGPTKSDCVVISPPEQGLVHNHDNGAMVAGTSLEKAASDSERDQHSSDQCLDHHPPASSCSQNSHVEQSHSNSSSSSHGSTTSPQRSRSIGKLGKIGKKYCCLGSF, from the exons ATGTGTCCTCCACTTGGTACACCAACAGAAATGGACTACAGTATCAGTGATTCTTGGAGCGATGAAGAACTTGTGCGATTCTTGGCAGAGAGGAAGGCCGACGACTCCCTGCCAGAGAACGTGCTTGTGGGCATGGACCTTTCTCTCATTCATCCACAGGACTCCTCTCCTG GGAACATATGGTACCTGAACCAGTCAGATGATCAGCAGCCCTATGGGAATGGCGAGTCAGATATTAGAAAGGCAAAAGGTGGATACTGGAAGTGCATAGATGTTCTCAGAATACCAACAAGTAAATCTACTGCTGGTGTGAAATTTAGTCTGGAGTTTTATGAAGGCGAAGCACCATCTGGTAAGAGAACTCAGTGGTTGATGCATGAATATCAGGTAGAACAGAATGATGAAGCTAATGTACCACAG GAGTACAAGTCTTTGTGTACAATATTGATGCAGGGGAGCAAAAAGTTAGATACTGAAGATGAACTGCTATCTCTGAGTACTAATGCTCCTAATGATCACTTGGAATCTTATCTTCAATATCTTGCTGACATGGAAGAGCAGAATGTTGCAGTAAACTCAAAG ATTGTATCTTCCAGCCAGCAAAATAGCTCTTCCAGAGAAGGGAAGGACATTTATGAAGATTATAATGCTGCAGATGGCGTAGATTTTGTGAATGCTCTTGCTAACGAGGACTACATAGAAATGAAAGATCTATTAAGCTCAGATGGCTCTGCATCGACTTCTGAATTTTCAAGTAGACGGTCTGAAGAGTACTTTGACTCTGATGCATTACTGAGAGAGCTCTTGAATGACCAAAACACAACTAGAGAAATACATCAGGACTGCAACCATAACATAGCCGGACCTACTAAATCTGATTGCGTGGTTATCAGTCCACCAGAACAAG GGTTGGTTCACAACCATGATAATGGTGCCATGGTGGCTGGAACATCACTGGAAAAGGCAGCGTCAGATTCTGAAAGAGATCAACATTCGAGCGATCAGTGTCTGGATCACCATCCTCCTGCGTCTTCCTGTTCTCAAAACAGCCATGTAGAACAAAGCCATTCAAATAGTTCTAGCAGCTCGCATGGAAGCACCACGTCTCCCCAGAGAAGTCGATCTATCGGTAAACTTGGAAAGATAGGAAAGAAGTACTGCTGCTTGGGATCATTCTAG